The Wolbachia endosymbiont (group B) of Gerris lacustris genomic interval TTTTTCAAGCACACCAAGTTTTGCTCCTATATCTATTATTTCCCCAAGTTTTGATATACCTTCATTGTACATTATATCAAATTTTGCTTCTCTAAATGGAGGAGCAACTTTATTTTTTACAACTTTAACTCTCGTTTCATTACCCGTAATATTCTCTTTATCCTTTATTGTACCAACTTTTCTTATATCAAGTCTTATAGAAGTATAGAATTTTAATGCATTTCCACCGGTGGTAGTTTCAGGATTTCCATATACTACTCCTATTTTCATACGAATTTGGTTGATAAATATCAATATACAGTTTGCTTTTGAAACTGCAGAGGTGAGCTTTCGTAGCCCATGACTTAGAAGTCTTGCTTGCAACCCCATGTGCTGATCCCCCATATCCCCTTCAATTTCAGCTCTTGGAGTTAGTGCTGCAACAGAGTCAACAACTATTACATCAACTGCACCAGAACATACTAAATATTCAACAATATGCAACGCTTGTTCGCCAGTGTCTGGTTGTGAAATCACCAAATCATCGGTGCTTACTCCAAGTTTACGAGCATATATAACATCCAGTGCGTGCTCCGCATCGATAAATGCACATAAACCTCCTTTTTTCTGTGCTTCAGCAATTACATGCAAAGCAAGAGTAGTTTTACCAGAACTCTCAGGGCCAAATATCTCAATTATACGTCCTTTTGGCAGTCCCCCAACACCCAGAGCCGAATCAAGTGCAATCGACCCTGTAGATATTGTGTCTATTTTTTCAACAGGGTTTTGCTTCAGCTTCATTATTGCACCTTTACCGAATGCTTTTTCAATTTGACTTATTGCATTATCTAGTGCTTTTTGCTTATCATTATTTCTTTCTTCTGGATTATGTGCCATGGATCATTTATTAACTTGTATAGTCTCCATGGTAATTGAACGCAACCAATCTGCCAAGGGTTTTTTAATAACGCAGAACGTTAGTTACCTAAATTAGATAGACTTTGTAGTGCGATACAAAATAACGATAGAATACAATGGTAGTGGTTTCTCTGGCTGGCAAAAGCAACAACACTCTGCTAACTCAATTCAGGAAACCATAGAAAACGCTATATTTAATTTCAGTGGCGAGAGAGTCTCTTTGCATTGTGGTGGCAGAACTGACACAGGGGTTCATGCTTTAGGGCAAGTTGCTCATTTCAATATGGAAAGGCAATTTGAGCTTTACAAAATAAGAAATGGAATAAACTATCACTTAAAAGCGATTCCTATAGTTGTGCTTGGTGCAGAAGTTGTAGGTGATGCATTTCATGCCCGCTTCTCAGCAAAAAAAAGATATTATGAATATAGAATAATTAATCGCTACGCTCCTGCAGCTCTGGAAATCGGTTATGTGTGGCAAGTATTTAACCCACTTGACGTAAACATCATGCGTGAAGCTGCTAGACACCTGCTTGGAAAACATAATCTTTCAAGCTTCCGCTCAAAAGATTGTCAAGCTACAAATCCGGTCAGAACAATCGATGATATTGATATAGTACAAAATGGAAGTCACATATACATCAAAATATCTGCGATTTCCTTTTTACATAACCAAGTGAGAATTATTGTTGGCACTTTAGTTGAATTTGGAAAAAATAGAACTAATCCACAAGAAATGTTAAATATATTAAGTCAATGTAAAAGAAACGCCGCTGGAATCACTGCACCGCCTTACGGCTTATACTTAGTAAAGATAGATTGCTAGCTTAAGTCCTCATTGGCATCACTATATATAGTGCACTTGGATCATCTTCATCAGTGATAATTGTAGCACTATTACCATCTGATAAGCTAAATTTACACTTATTTTTTATACAGGATAAAACATCAAGCAAATAACGAGAATTAAATCCTACTTCCAGAAGAGCTCCATCGTAATCCACCTCTATAGATTCAGTTGCATCACTGCACTCTTGGGAATTTGAATGTAGAGTTAATAAATTCTCTTGCAATGAAAATTTAATTGATTTTACTTTATCAGATACAACAACGGAAACTCGGTCTATAACACTAGAAAGCTTACTACTCTCAACAATCATTTGTTTATCTTGAAACGTTGGAATAACGGCTTTGTAATCTGGAAAAGTCCCATCTATCAATTTTGATATTAGAATATACTCACCGCATGTGAATTTGATTTTTCTATCTGAAAGTTTTATATTAACCTCATTACAATCACCCAACACTTTCAATAATTCCATAATAGTTTTACGTGGAATGATCACACCAAATTTGCCATTGATATTTTCAGGTTTGGGCCTTTTTATACGTGATAAACGGTGGCCATCAGTTGCAACACAGTACAGAAATTTCTCATCTGTATGTATATATATCCCATTTAAATTATACCTTGTATCATCTAGTGAAACAGCAAATTTCGTTTTAGTCAATAAATCTACCAAATCTGCACTTAGTATAGTGAAATCATATTGATGATCATCTTCTTCAAGGACAGGAAAGCTATTTGAAACTACATTCGGTAAAGAAAAATTTGCATTTCCACAGGATATCAATAATTTTCCTTGATTATTCATTTCGAAATTGACATCCAAATCAGTTGGCAACTTTTTCACTATGTCATGTAAAGTATGTGCTGAGATTTTCACTTCTCCTTCTGTTGATACATCTGCAACAAGTGAGGCAAATACTGAAATATCAAGATCAGTAGCCTTCAGTTTTATGCTACCATATTGTGCTTTGATATTTATACAAGACAAAACATCTATTGCGTTACGCCTCTCAACCACTCCACTTACTCTGGATAGCGTATTTAAAAGGCTTGCACGACTTACACTGAAACGCATTTGTTCACACACAGAACTTTGTTCTTTGATTCCTA includes:
- the dnaN gene encoding DNA polymerase III subunit beta: MSEIADIGIKEQSSVCEQMRFSVSRASLLNTLSRVSGVVERRNAIDVLSCINIKAQYGSIKLKATDLDISVFASLVADVSTEGEVKISAHTLHDIVKKLPTDLDVNFEMNNQGKLLISCGNANFSLPNVVSNSFPVLEEDDHQYDFTILSADLVDLLTKTKFAVSLDDTRYNLNGIYIHTDEKFLYCVATDGHRLSRIKRPKPENINGKFGVIIPRKTIMELLKVLGDCNEVNIKLSDRKIKFTCGEYILISKLIDGTFPDYKAVIPTFQDKQMIVESSKLSSVIDRVSVVVSDKVKSIKFSLQENLLTLHSNSQECSDATESIEVDYDGALLEVGFNSRYLLDVLSCIKNKCKFSLSDGNSATIITDEDDPSALYIVMPMRT
- the recA gene encoding recombinase RecA — translated: MAHNPEERNNDKQKALDNAISQIEKAFGKGAIMKLKQNPVEKIDTISTGSIALDSALGVGGLPKGRIIEIFGPESSGKTTLALHVIAEAQKKGGLCAFIDAEHALDVIYARKLGVSTDDLVISQPDTGEQALHIVEYLVCSGAVDVIVVDSVAALTPRAEIEGDMGDQHMGLQARLLSHGLRKLTSAVSKANCILIFINQIRMKIGVVYGNPETTTGGNALKFYTSIRLDIRKVGTIKDKENITGNETRVKVVKNKVAPPFREAKFDIMYNEGISKLGEIIDIGAKLGVLEKAGAYYSYNNTRLGQGKENVKSYLKANKEVANEIETKIRDSFKNHDDSIAIEEGCEQLLEESVF
- the truA gene encoding tRNA pseudouridine(38-40) synthase TruA, translated to MRYKITIEYNGSGFSGWQKQQHSANSIQETIENAIFNFSGERVSLHCGGRTDTGVHALGQVAHFNMERQFELYKIRNGINYHLKAIPIVVLGAEVVGDAFHARFSAKKRYYEYRIINRYAPAALEIGYVWQVFNPLDVNIMREAARHLLGKHNLSSFRSKDCQATNPVRTIDDIDIVQNGSHIYIKISAISFLHNQVRIIVGTLVEFGKNRTNPQEMLNILSQCKRNAAGITAPPYGLYLVKIDC